One part of the Mycolicibacterium aromaticivorans JS19b1 = JCM 16368 genome encodes these proteins:
- the mftA gene encoding mycofactocin precursor MftA (Mycofactocin is a small molecule electron carrier derived from the final two amino acids, Val-Tyr, of MftA, the mycofactocin precursor. It plays a role in redox homeostasis and the metabolism of alcohols and aldehydes in Actinobacteria, including Mycobacterium tuberculosis.), with translation MEPSQATETETELVTETLVEEVSIDGMCGVY, from the coding sequence ATGGAGCCGAGCCAAGCAACCGAAACCGAAACCGAACTCGTGACCGAGACGCTGGTCGAAGAGGTTTCCATCGACGGGATGTGCGGGGTCTACTGA
- the mftD gene encoding pre-mycofactocin synthase MftD (MftD, an enzyme found in the mycofactocin biosynthesis locus, performs an oxidative deamination of 3-amino-5-[(p-hydroxyphenyl)methyl]-4,4-dimethyl-2-pyrrolidinone (AHDP). The resulting compound, now called pre-mycofactocin (PMFT), is a biologically active redox cofactor that can oxidize the non-exchangeable NADH of TIGR03971 family SDR-type oxidoreductases.): MARDTWFETVAIAQQRAKKRLPKSAYGALIGGSEKGLTVNGNNEAFNELGFAPHVIGALEKRDMATTVMGQEVSVPVLISPTGVQAVHPDGEVAVARAAAGRGTAMGLSSFASKPIEEVVAANPKTFFQIYWLGDRDAIAARAERARAAGAVGLIVTTDWSFSHGRDWGSPKIPEKMDLKTMIKMSPEVLTKPSWFYQWAKTLRPPALSVPNQAGRGEAGPAFFDAYGQWMGTPPPTWDDIAWLRELWGGPFMLKGVMRIDDAKRAVDAGVSAISVSNHGGNNLDGTPASIRALPAIADAVGDQVEVLLDGGVRRGSDVVKALALGARAVMIGRAYLWGLAANGQAGVENVLDILTGGIDSALRGLGKASVHDLTAEDILVPDGFIRALGVPGGGTH; encoded by the coding sequence ATGGCACGCGACACCTGGTTCGAAACCGTCGCCATCGCGCAGCAGCGCGCCAAGAAGCGTCTCCCCAAGTCTGCGTACGGCGCACTCATCGGTGGCAGTGAGAAGGGCCTCACGGTCAACGGCAACAACGAGGCCTTCAACGAGCTCGGCTTCGCCCCGCATGTCATCGGCGCTCTTGAAAAGCGGGACATGGCAACGACGGTGATGGGCCAAGAGGTTTCGGTGCCCGTGCTGATCTCACCGACCGGGGTGCAGGCCGTGCACCCTGACGGGGAAGTGGCCGTCGCCCGCGCCGCCGCGGGCCGGGGCACCGCGATGGGCCTGTCATCGTTTGCCAGCAAGCCGATCGAAGAAGTCGTCGCGGCGAACCCGAAGACGTTCTTTCAGATCTACTGGCTGGGCGACCGGGATGCCATCGCCGCCCGCGCCGAGCGCGCCCGGGCCGCCGGGGCCGTCGGGCTCATCGTGACCACCGACTGGAGCTTCAGCCACGGGCGGGACTGGGGCAGCCCCAAGATCCCGGAAAAGATGGACCTCAAGACCATGATCAAGATGAGTCCCGAGGTTCTGACCAAGCCGAGCTGGTTCTACCAGTGGGCCAAGACTCTGCGCCCACCCGCCCTGTCGGTGCCGAACCAGGCAGGCCGGGGTGAGGCCGGTCCGGCGTTCTTCGACGCCTACGGCCAGTGGATGGGCACGCCCCCGCCCACCTGGGACGACATCGCCTGGCTGCGCGAGCTGTGGGGCGGACCGTTCATGCTCAAGGGTGTCATGCGGATCGATGACGCCAAACGCGCTGTGGACGCTGGCGTTTCGGCGATCTCGGTGTCCAACCACGGTGGCAACAACCTGGACGGCACCCCGGCGTCGATCCGGGCGCTGCCGGCCATCGCGGACGCGGTCGGCGACCAGGTCGAGGTGCTGCTGGACGGCGGTGTCCGCCGGGGCAGCGACGTCGTCAAGGCGTTGGCGCTTGGCGCCCGCGCGGTCATGATCGGCCGTGCCTACCTCTGGGGTCTGGCCGCCAACGGTCAGGCGGGTGTGGAGAACGTCCTCGACATCCTGACCGGTGGCATCGACTCGGCTCTGCGCGGGCTGGGGAAGGCGTCGGTTCACGACCTGACGGCCGAGGACATCTTGGTGCCGGACGGCTTCATCCGGGCGCTCGGAGTGCCCGGTGGCGGGACGCACTGA
- the mftE gene encoding mycofactocin biosynthesis peptidyl-dipeptidase MftE, whose protein sequence is MNSAYHRRVAFRSELGNSTSSQLRDISPTILIPVGSTEQHGPHLPLDTDTRIAAAVARAATEDLNGSGHDQFLLAPAIAYGASGEHEGFAGTVSIGTAALTTVLVEYGRSACGWARRLVFVNGHGGNVEAMRSAVRLLRAEGRDAAWCACVAEGGDAHAGHTETSVLLHISPADVRTDSWCSGNRAPLATLLPQMRLGGVAAVSEVGVLGDPTTATRVDGERIFTQMVANCSQRVGRWRPADDGMLI, encoded by the coding sequence GTGAATTCGGCCTACCATCGGCGCGTGGCTTTCCGGAGCGAGCTGGGCAACTCGACATCGAGTCAGCTTCGCGATATCTCGCCAACGATCTTGATCCCGGTCGGTTCGACCGAGCAGCACGGCCCGCACCTGCCGCTCGATACCGACACCCGCATCGCCGCCGCGGTGGCCCGGGCCGCTACCGAGGACCTCAACGGTTCCGGCCATGATCAGTTTCTGCTCGCGCCCGCGATCGCCTATGGTGCGTCCGGCGAGCACGAGGGCTTTGCCGGGACGGTGTCGATCGGCACCGCGGCGCTGACGACCGTGCTGGTCGAGTACGGCCGTTCGGCGTGTGGTTGGGCGCGACGGCTCGTCTTCGTCAACGGTCACGGCGGCAATGTAGAAGCCATGCGCTCGGCGGTGCGTCTGCTGCGCGCCGAGGGCCGTGACGCGGCCTGGTGCGCGTGTGTCGCCGAGGGCGGAGATGCCCACGCCGGTCATACGGAAACATCTGTATTGCTACATATTTCGCCGGCGGACGTCCGTACCGACTCCTGGTGTAGCGGGAACAGGGCTCCACTGGCTACCCTTTTGCCGCAGATGCGTCTCGGGGGGGTGGCCGCGGTGAGTGAGGTGGGGGTGCTTGGTGACCCGACGACGGCGACTCGGGTCGACGGTGAGCGCATCTTCACGCAGATGGTCGCCAATTGTTCGCAACGCGTCGGCCGGTGGCGACCGGCCGACGACGGGATGCTGATATGA
- the mftB gene encoding mycofactocin biosynthesis chaperone MftB (MftB, a small protein, is a peptide chaperone that assists the radical SAM enzyme MftC in performing two modifications to the C-terminal Val-Tyr dipeptide of the mycofactocin precursor peptide, MftA. MftB's role is analogous to the role of PqqD in the biosynthesis of PQQ, a cofactor that derives entirely from a Tyr and a Glu in the precursor PqqA.): MPAHAVGDPAVAGSAFDPALSWRLHPQVAVRPEPFGALLYHFGTRKLSFLKNRTILAVVNSLPEHPDARSALRAAGVDESAEAPYLHALSVLVTSNMLTCKDSQ, encoded by the coding sequence GTGCCCGCCCACGCTGTGGGCGATCCGGCTGTGGCCGGGTCGGCCTTCGACCCGGCACTCAGCTGGCGCCTGCATCCGCAGGTGGCCGTGCGACCGGAACCCTTCGGCGCATTGCTGTACCACTTCGGCACCCGGAAGCTGTCGTTCCTGAAGAACCGCACCATCTTGGCCGTCGTGAATTCACTGCCCGAGCACCCCGACGCGCGCTCCGCCTTGCGAGCCGCGGGAGTGGACGAGTCCGCCGAGGCGCCGTACCTGCATGCGTTGAGCGTGCTGGTGACCTCGAACATGTTGACCTGCAAGGATTCCCAATGA
- the mftR gene encoding mycofactocin system transcriptional regulator (MftR, the mycofactocin system transcriptional regulator, is an uncharacterized TetR family DNA-binding transcription factor. Its role is inferred by context. It occurs as part of the biosynthesis locus for mycofactocin, a partially characterized electron carrier derived from the terminal Val-Tyr dipeptide of the precursor peptide MftA, through a radical SAM enzyme-mediated process.) — protein sequence MTTGSGGSPSARVGRRRSTTQDHITDVALDLFANYGFGSVSVDDVAAASGIARRTLFRYYPSKNAIPWGDFDAHLQHFRDLFDRVADTEAISPALRSALLAFNTFDPSETERHRQRMRVILETAELQAHSMTMYAGWRGVVADFVSARTGGKPGDLVPQSVAWLMLGVALSAYEYWLANEAVSLPQAIGDAFDVVAHGLDDLDGR from the coding sequence ATGACGACTGGTTCTGGGGGTTCTCCGAGCGCCCGGGTGGGGCGGCGCAGGTCCACCACGCAGGACCACATCACCGACGTCGCCCTCGACCTGTTCGCCAATTACGGGTTCGGCTCGGTCAGCGTCGACGACGTGGCGGCGGCATCGGGTATCGCCCGGCGCACCCTGTTCCGGTACTACCCGTCGAAGAACGCGATCCCCTGGGGTGACTTCGACGCCCACCTGCAGCACTTCCGCGACCTGTTCGACCGGGTCGCCGACACCGAGGCGATCAGCCCGGCGCTGCGGTCGGCATTGTTGGCATTCAACACTTTTGACCCCTCGGAGACCGAACGGCACCGACAACGGATGCGGGTGATCCTGGAGACTGCCGAACTGCAGGCGCATTCGATGACCATGTACGCCGGCTGGCGGGGCGTGGTCGCGGATTTCGTGTCCGCACGAACCGGCGGCAAGCCCGGCGACCTGGTTCCCCAGTCGGTCGCCTGGCTGATGCTCGGGGTCGCCCTGTCGGCCTACGAGTACTGGCTGGCCAACGAGGCCGTCTCGCTGCCGCAGGCGATCGGCGATGCCTTCGACGTCGTCGCGCACGGACTCGACGACCTCGACGGGCGCTGA
- the mftC gene encoding mycofactocin radical SAM maturase (MftC is a radical SAM/SPASM enzyme that catalyzes the first two steps in biosynthesis of the electron carrier mycofactocin from the terminal Val-Tyr dipeptide of the precursor peptide MftA.), whose product MTSVAPVPRLIEQFERGLDAPICLTWELTYACNLACVHCLSSSGKRDPRELSTRQCMDIIDELERMQVFYVNIGGGEPTVRPDFWELVDYATEHHVGVKFSTNGVRITPEVAARLAASDYVDVQISLDGATADVNDAVRGPGSFEMATRALENLAAAGFTDAKISVVVTRHNVDQLDEFKALADRYGATLRITRLRPSGRGADVWDELHPTPEQQVTLYNWLVAKGEGVLTGDSFFHLSGLGAPGALSGLNMCGAGRVVCLIDPVGDVYACPFAIHDRFLAGNVVRDNGFDNVWKNAPLFRELREPQSAGACGSCGHYDACRGGCMAAKFFTGLPLDGPDPECVEGYGVPALATERDKPRPSADHSRGKPILLTLSTRPPAKPCNESPI is encoded by the coding sequence ATGACTTCGGTAGCACCGGTACCCCGGCTGATCGAGCAGTTCGAGCGCGGTCTCGACGCCCCGATCTGCCTGACTTGGGAGTTGACGTACGCCTGCAACCTGGCGTGCGTGCACTGCCTGTCGTCGTCCGGCAAGCGCGACCCCCGCGAGCTGTCCACTCGCCAGTGCATGGACATCATCGACGAGCTCGAGCGCATGCAGGTCTTCTACGTCAACATCGGTGGCGGCGAACCCACTGTGCGCCCGGACTTCTGGGAGCTGGTGGACTACGCCACCGAGCACCACGTCGGGGTCAAGTTCTCCACCAACGGCGTGCGCATCACCCCCGAGGTGGCCGCGCGATTGGCCGCGAGCGACTACGTCGACGTGCAGATCTCCCTCGACGGCGCCACCGCGGACGTCAACGACGCCGTGCGCGGACCCGGCTCGTTCGAGATGGCCACCCGGGCGCTGGAGAACCTGGCCGCCGCCGGGTTCACAGACGCCAAGATCTCCGTGGTGGTCACCCGCCACAACGTCGACCAGCTCGATGAATTCAAAGCTCTCGCTGACCGCTACGGCGCGACCTTGCGCATCACGCGGCTGCGCCCTTCCGGGCGTGGTGCCGACGTGTGGGACGAACTGCACCCCACCCCCGAGCAGCAGGTGACGCTCTACAACTGGCTGGTCGCCAAGGGCGAGGGAGTGCTGACCGGAGACTCGTTCTTCCACCTGTCCGGCCTTGGCGCACCCGGTGCGCTGTCAGGTTTGAACATGTGCGGCGCGGGCCGGGTGGTCTGCCTGATCGACCCGGTCGGCGATGTCTACGCCTGCCCGTTCGCGATCCACGACCGCTTCCTGGCCGGGAACGTGGTGCGCGATAACGGTTTCGACAACGTGTGGAAGAACGCCCCGCTGTTCCGCGAACTGCGCGAGCCGCAGTCGGCCGGTGCCTGCGGCAGCTGCGGGCACTACGACGCGTGCCGGGGCGGCTGCATGGCCGCGAAGTTCTTCACCGGGCTGCCGCTGGACGGTCCCGACCCGGAGTGCGTCGAGGGCTACGGGGTGCCAGCCCTGGCGACCGAGCGGGACAAGCCCCGCCCCAGCGCCGACCACTCCCGGGGCAAGCCGATCCTGCTGACCCTGTCCACCCGGCCGCCGGCCAAGCCCTGCAACGAAAGTCCGATCTAG